The Anabaena sp. WA102 genome contains a region encoding:
- a CDS encoding WD40 repeat domain-containing protein, whose product MPATNKKSLSDKSYSQKAYLGKFPYNLVNSGNLTKYFQTLTDYQFISNKINHPDFGIQALIEDYDLLDATQTATHPDQSKTLKYIQSALRLSAHIVTQDKQQLVSQLWGRLQTINTPAMQTLLTQAQQTHPLPWLRPLTPSLTQAGGRLLRTLSGHSHWVRAVAVTADGKRVISGSSDKTVKVWNLETGEEQLTLSGHSDSVQAVAVTADGKRVISGSSDKTVKVWNLETGEEQLTLSGHSSYVLAVAVTADGKRVISGSSDNTVKVWNLETGEEQLTLSGHSGYVLAVAVTADGKRVISGSSDNTVKVWNLETGEEQLTLSGHSGYVLAVAVTADGKRVISGFDDNTVKVWNLETGVEIATFSGDADFHSCAVTPNGLTIIAGDAGGMVHFLKWENPGA is encoded by the coding sequence ATGCCAGCAACTAACAAAAAATCATTATCAGATAAATCCTATTCCCAAAAAGCTTATTTGGGTAAATTTCCTTATAATTTGGTAAACTCCGGTAACTTAACCAAATATTTCCAAACCCTCACAGATTATCAATTCATATCTAACAAAATCAATCATCCTGACTTTGGTATCCAAGCCTTAATTGAAGATTATGATTTATTAGATGCTACCCAAACCGCAACCCACCCAGACCAAAGCAAAACCTTAAAATATATTCAAAGTGCTTTGCGACTGTCTGCACATATTGTCACCCAGGATAAACAACAATTAGTAAGTCAATTATGGGGAAGGTTACAAACCATCAACACCCCAGCAATGCAAACACTATTAACCCAAGCACAACAAACTCACCCTCTCCCTTGGTTGCGTCCCCTCACCCCCAGTCTCACCCAAGCGGGAGGAAGGTTACTCCGCACCCTCTCAGGTCATAGTCATTGGGTACGAGCAGTAGCAGTGACAGCAGACGGAAAACGGGTGATTTCTGGTTCATCTGACAAAACTGTGAAGGTGTGGAATTTAGAGACAGGGGAGGAACAGTTGACCCTCTCAGGTCATAGTGATTCGGTACAAGCAGTAGCAGTGACAGCAGATGGAAAACGGGTGATTTCTGGTTCATCTGACAAAACTGTGAAGGTGTGGAATTTAGAGACAGGGGAGGAACAGTTGACCCTCTCAGGTCATAGTAGTTATGTACTAGCAGTAGCAGTGACAGCAGACGGAAAACGGGTGATTTCTGGTTCTTCGGACAATACTGTGAAGGTGTGGAATTTAGAGACAGGGGAGGAACAGTTGACCCTCTCAGGTCATAGTGGTTATGTACTAGCAGTAGCAGTGACAGCAGACGGAAAACGGGTGATTTCTGGTTCTTCGGACAATACTGTGAAGGTGTGGAATTTAGAGACAGGGGAGGAACAGTTGACCCTCTCAGGTCATAGTGGTTATGTACTAGCAGTAGCAGTGACAGCAGACGGAAAACGGGTGATTTCTGGTTTTGATGACAATACTGTGAAGGTGTGGAATTTAGAGACAGGGGTGGAAATAGCTACTTTTAGTGGTGACGCTGACTTTCATTCCTGTGCAGTTACACCAAATGGGTTAACAATTATTGCGGGTGACGCTGGGGGAATGGTGCATTTTTTAAAGTGGGAAAATCCGGGAGCATGA
- a CDS encoding YdcF family protein, translated as MACLLPLFIWWGCKAVQNQFVQPQAILVLGGSTRLLEREKFTAKLARQYPNIPIWISGGSPPQHTKKIFANAGVDTQRLNLDYEAVDTVTNFTTTVDELQSRGIKSVYLITSDFHMRRACIVGEIVLGSRGMNFKPLSVPSENSPEPIEKSLRDGARAVIWVATGYTGANYANKNKP; from the coding sequence ATGGCTTGTCTCCTACCCTTATTTATCTGGTGGGGGTGCAAAGCAGTACAAAACCAATTTGTACAACCACAAGCAATCTTAGTTTTGGGCGGTTCTACTCGCTTACTAGAAAGAGAAAAGTTTACAGCCAAATTAGCTCGCCAATATCCCAATATACCTATTTGGATTTCTGGAGGCAGTCCACCGCAGCATACTAAAAAAATATTTGCCAATGCAGGAGTTGATACCCAGCGTTTAAATTTAGACTATGAAGCTGTAGACACAGTTACTAATTTTACTACTACAGTGGATGAATTGCAATCTCGTGGCATCAAAAGTGTTTATTTAATTACATCTGACTTTCATATGCGTCGTGCTTGCATCGTTGGTGAAATTGTTTTAGGTAGTCGAGGCATGAATTTTAAACCCCTATCAGTTCCTTCAGAAAATTCACCAGAACCGATTGAAAAATCTCTTCGGGATGGTGCTAGGGCAGTTATTTGGGTAGCCACAGGTTATACAGGTGCTAATTATGCCAATAAAAATAAACCCTAG
- a CDS encoding ATP-binding protein, translating into MMSLSPRPPTMNNSIVNHQEFAAIIHQKSANFIGRNFVFTAIHNFLNRYNRGYFTIIGLPGSGKSAIIAQYINQNNPPENRQVIYYNAELEGKNHAEEFLKYICSQIIATFDQISLPNLPDNATEGSWFLSLLLQQISDSLQPNQKLIIAIDSLNCINSQLQPPGTNIFYLPRYIPQGVYFLLTRRPFLSSNSGLLIEAPVQSLHLADYPQENKQDIQNYIRRNLTPLTPLPYEGMGEQDASNSPSPITEIEEKNLSNSPLLAGEGLGERSIKSWLNTHQINEAEFMTNLTNRSENNFMYVSQILAAITNNFYPQPSQIGTLFPPLLETYYQQHLEKMLGSQYEDFPLAVLQVLSQTTQPISVTDMANFLNTDEYDIEELLENWLEFLQIETISDSTTYKFYHDNFRQWLIKSLF; encoded by the coding sequence ATGATGAGTTTATCACCCAGACCACCAACTATGAATAATTCCATAGTTAATCACCAAGAATTTGCAGCCATAATTCACCAAAAAAGCGCGAATTTTATCGGTCGTAATTTCGTGTTTACTGCGATTCATAATTTTCTCAATCGCTACAACCGGGGTTATTTCACTATTATCGGTCTACCCGGTAGCGGTAAAAGTGCAATTATTGCTCAATATATTAATCAAAACAATCCCCCAGAAAATCGCCAGGTAATTTATTACAACGCTGAACTAGAGGGGAAAAATCACGCTGAAGAATTTCTCAAATATATATGTTCTCAAATTATCGCCACATTTGATCAAATATCTCTGCCAAATTTACCCGATAACGCAACAGAGGGAAGTTGGTTTTTATCATTGCTTCTCCAACAAATCAGCGACAGTTTACAACCAAATCAAAAATTAATTATTGCCATTGATAGTTTAAATTGCATCAATTCCCAATTACAACCACCAGGAACAAATATTTTTTATCTTCCCCGCTACATTCCCCAAGGGGTGTATTTTCTCCTAACCCGTCGTCCGTTTTTATCCAGTAATTCCGGTTTATTAATTGAAGCACCGGTGCAAAGTTTGCATTTAGCAGATTATCCACAGGAAAATAAACAGGATATTCAAAATTATATTCGGAGAAACCTAACCCCCCTCACCCCCCTTCCCTACGAGGGAATGGGGGAACAAGATGCTTCTAACTCCCCTTCTCCTATTACAGAAATAGAGGAAAAAAACTTGTCTAACTCCCCTCTCCTCGCAGGAGAGGGGTTGGGGGAGAGGTCAATCAAATCCTGGTTAAATACCCACCAAATAAATGAAGCAGAATTTATGACTAATTTAACCAACCGCAGCGAAAATAATTTTATGTATGTTAGTCAAATTTTAGCTGCTATTACTAATAATTTTTATCCCCAACCTTCCCAAATAGGAACATTATTTCCACCACTATTAGAAACCTATTACCAACAACATTTAGAAAAAATGCTGGGTTCTCAATATGAAGATTTTCCCCTAGCAGTGTTGCAAGTTTTATCCCAGACAACACAACCCATATCAGTTACAGATATGGCCAATTTCCTAAATACTGATGAATATGATATTGAAGAATTATTAGAAAATTGGTTAGAGTTCTTGCAAATAGAAACTATTTCTGACTCAACCACCTACAAATTCTATCATGATAATTTCCGCCAATGGCTCATAAAATCTTTGTTTTGA